One genomic window of Bradyrhizobium sp. B124 includes the following:
- a CDS encoding nuclear transport factor 2 family protein produces MTDHTTIARRYIELWNERMPSRRREMLSENWTADARYVDPMMSGDGHDGVDALIAGVQQKFPDFTFKLIGEPNGFGDHVRFSWGLGPDGVDSPIKGTDFATLKEGRIRSITGFLDQVPGA; encoded by the coding sequence ATGACCGACCACACGACCATCGCCCGCCGCTATATCGAGCTCTGGAACGAGCGGATGCCGAGCCGGCGGCGCGAGATGCTGAGCGAGAACTGGACCGCCGATGCGCGTTATGTCGATCCGATGATGAGCGGCGACGGCCATGACGGCGTCGACGCGCTGATCGCAGGCGTGCAGCAGAAGTTTCCGGATTTCACCTTCAAGCTGATCGGCGAGCCGAACGGCTTCGGCGACCATGTCCGCTTCTCCTGGGGCCTCGGGCCCGACGGCGTCGACAGCCCGATCAAGGGCACTGATTTCGCCACGTTGAAGGAAGGACGGATCAGGAGCATCACCGGCTTCCTCGACCAGGTGCCGGGCGCCTGA
- a CDS encoding cupredoxin domain-containing protein, translating to MSPGRYLATLALLALGAMAVPAHAATIQIVMENLVISPAEVSAKVGDTIEWVNKDVLAHTATAKNGDFDVTIAPKKTARSVLTKAGAVDYYCRFHPNMKAVLTIAP from the coding sequence ATGTCGCCCGGACGCTATCTCGCAACGCTGGCTTTGCTCGCGCTCGGCGCGATGGCTGTCCCGGCGCATGCAGCCACCATCCAGATCGTGATGGAGAATTTGGTGATCTCGCCGGCCGAGGTATCGGCCAAGGTCGGCGACACCATCGAATGGGTCAACAAGGACGTATTGGCGCACACCGCCACCGCGAAGAACGGCGACTTCGACGTGACGATTGCACCGAAGAAGACGGCCAGGTCGGTTCTGACCAAGGCCGGTGCTGTCGACTATTACTGCCGCTTCCACCCCAACATGAAGGCGGTGCTGACCATCGCGCCATGA